Proteins from a genomic interval of Hornefia porci:
- a CDS encoding M14 family zinc carboxypeptidase — MKKLRRCAIVVLGLVAAITTLSISTVFADTSVVDTTDAKYSYADLTADAKALAKKYSDRCRLSSLGKSWDGRNIWCLRIGSDNASRQIVVFACVHAREYINGPVAMAMAEEYCKNYTTKKVNGRTYKDIFSHTQLYIVPMVNPDGVMIAQEGLDSIRDKTLREKAETYPVSGGYYNWKANARGVDINRNFESGFNDTTNKNTVRSSERYGGTEPYTEKETMAMVNLVKDLNCQAVINLHTMGQVYYWGYTDQTKEAEERLVKIVSEEAGYTGQLETGNGDGDAEHYFRNITHTPYVCIENATGGYPNDHSQFTSIYEKNVNIPVRTANAFRGEIVKKTDTSTETSKEGDTAKKKLKSAVSLWLLPPWIALVIAVACVASYLIWTRIIDRPGRHDAPEKRRRRRPAPRSTRTEHDRNSSKKG; from the coding sequence ATGAAGAAACTGAGACGATGTGCGATAGTAGTTCTGGGGCTGGTTGCTGCAATCACGACCCTGAGCATATCGACGGTTTTCGCAGACACGTCCGTCGTGGATACCACGGATGCGAAGTACAGTTATGCGGATCTGACCGCAGATGCCAAGGCGCTGGCGAAGAAATACAGCGATCGGTGCAGGCTGTCTTCCCTGGGAAAGTCCTGGGACGGAAGAAATATATGGTGTCTGCGGATCGGCAGCGATAATGCCAGCAGGCAGATCGTGGTCTTTGCCTGTGTCCACGCCCGGGAATATATCAACGGGCCGGTCGCGATGGCAATGGCAGAGGAATATTGTAAGAACTACACAACGAAAAAAGTAAACGGGAGAACGTACAAGGACATTTTTTCTCATACGCAGCTCTATATCGTGCCGATGGTGAATCCTGACGGCGTAATGATCGCGCAGGAGGGACTGGATTCCATACGGGACAAAACGCTGCGGGAGAAGGCGGAAACCTATCCGGTCAGCGGCGGATACTACAACTGGAAGGCAAACGCCCGGGGCGTGGACATCAATCGGAATTTTGAATCCGGGTTCAATGATACGACGAACAAAAATACGGTGCGCAGCAGTGAGCGCTACGGAGGAACCGAGCCCTATACGGAGAAGGAAACCATGGCGATGGTGAATCTGGTGAAGGATCTGAACTGTCAGGCGGTCATCAACCTTCATACCATGGGGCAGGTGTATTACTGGGGCTACACGGATCAGACGAAGGAAGCAGAGGAGCGCCTGGTGAAAATCGTGTCGGAGGAAGCCGGCTATACCGGACAGCTGGAGACCGGAAACGGAGACGGTGATGCGGAGCACTACTTCAGAAATATCACTCATACGCCCTATGTGTGTATTGAGAACGCAACGGGAGGTTATCCCAACGATCACAGCCAGTTCACATCAATCTACGAAAAAAATGTGAACATTCCGGTGCGGACTGCGAACGCCTTCCGGGGAGAAATCGTTAAAAAAACAGACACATCCACGGAAACGTCGAAGGAAGGCGACACCGCGAAGAAGAAACTGAAATCTGCGGTGAGCCTGTGGCTGCTCCCGCCGTGGATTGCCCTCGTCATCGCGGTGGCCTGCGTCGCCAGTTATCTGATCTGGACCAGAATCATCGACCGGCCGGGACGCCACGACGCGCCGGAAAAGCGTAGGCGCAGAAGACCTGCTCCCCGGAGCACGCGAACTGAACATGACCGGAACAGCAGTAAAAAAGGCTGA